A window of Nonomuraea angiospora genomic DNA:
GCGGGCCTTGCCGCCCGAGTCCGCCTGGAAGCCCGAGCCCACCGTCAGGTCCGCGAACGACACCTGGACGCCCCACGGCGCCACCTTGCGCAGGAACTCGACCACGGCGTTCACCGTCACCTTCGGGTCGCCCGCCGGGGGGACGCGGACGGTCACGCGGGCCCGCGCGACGGGCTGGACCGCGTTGACCGCGCCCGAGACCGTCGGCACGTCCAGGCCCGTCACCGTGATCGCGTACGACGCCCAGAGCCGGTCGGCCAGCGAGCCCGAGCCCACCAGCGAGACGCCGTCGAGGACGCCGGCGGTCTTCCTGAACTCCTCCTCCGACGGCCCCTGCCCGAGGAAGGTGCCGCGCGGCAGGCCGGGCACGCGGATGTCGCCGTTGTCGTCGTGCAGCGAGGTCAGCATGCGCATGAGCGCGGCCAGCGCGTCGGGGGCCGCGCCGCCGAACGAGCCGCTGTGCACCGGCTCGCGCAGCGTGCGCACCTCGATGGTGAACGCCGCCATGCCGCGCAGCGAGGTCGTGACCGCCGGGTCGCCGACCCGCGGGTTGCCTGTGTCGGCCACCACGATGGCGTCGGCCCGCAGCAGCTCGGGGTTGCGCTCGACGAACGCCTCCAGACGCTCGCCCGCGTATTCCTCCTGGCCCTCGATGATGACCTTGATACCCACGGGGAAGCGGCCCTGGAAGGCGCGCAGGGCGGTGATGTGGGAGAGGATGCCGGACTTGTCGTCCGCGCAGCCCCGCCCGTACAGCTTGCCGTCGATCAAGGTCGGCTCGAACGGCGGGGTGCGCCACGCGGCCGGGTCGCCGGCGGGCTGCACGTCGTAGTGCGCGTACAGCAGGACCGTGGGCATGCCGGGCGGTGCGGGGGCCTCGGCGAAGACCGCCGGGAAGCTGCCCTCGACCTGCACCTGCTGGACGCGCGGCAGGCCCACGGAGCGCAGCAGCTCTTCCGTCATCGCGGCGGCGGCGAAGACCGGCTCCTCCGGGTGCCCGGGGAAGGCCACGGAGGGTATGGCGGCCAGCCGCCGCAGCTCCTCGACGGCCTGGGGCATCGCGGCGGCGACGGCGCTCTCAATCTGTTCAGGAGTCACGGAAGGGTCCCCCGGGGGTCGTTATCAGAAGGTTCGGGCTGGTCTCAGCATGTTGCTCTCATTGGATCACACAACGTTCCACGTGCGAGAACGCCGCGGCGGCGCAGGTGACCCGCGCGCCAATCTACATGCGGATTTCGTTGC
This region includes:
- a CDS encoding dipeptidase, which gives rise to MTPEQIESAVAAAMPQAVEELRRLAAIPSVAFPGHPEEPVFAAAAMTEELLRSVGLPRVQQVQVEGSFPAVFAEAPAPPGMPTVLLYAHYDVQPAGDPAAWRTPPFEPTLIDGKLYGRGCADDKSGILSHITALRAFQGRFPVGIKVIIEGQEEYAGERLEAFVERNPELLRADAIVVADTGNPRVGDPAVTTSLRGMAAFTIEVRTLREPVHSGSFGGAAPDALAALMRMLTSLHDDNGDIRVPGLPRGTFLGQGPSEEEFRKTAGVLDGVSLVGSGSLADRLWASYAITVTGLDVPTVSGAVNAVQPVARARVTVRVPPAGDPKVTVNAVVEFLRKVAPWGVQVSFADLTVGSGFQADSGGKARAALNRAMERAFGRPPRDVGAGGSIPLVNTLLKQFPAAEILLFGAEDEDAAIHAPNERVDLEELRRVATTEALFLHELSLPSALGV